The Thermus sp. LT1-2-5 genomic sequence AATCCGAAGCGCCAGACCCGACCCTATACCAGGCAACGACTGGAGGGCCACATACCACCCCGCAAGCAACGGGTCAGACTGCACCACCAACCGAGCCCGACCTTCCACCGCATGCCGCAACCCCCCCAATTCCGAAGCCACACCACCCAACAGCTCACCTAGGCCCGGCGCAACATACTGCCAGGCATGGAGGCGGTTCAACACCCCAACCCGGTCAGAACGTATGGCATCCGCCAAACGAACCAACAACCCTAGCAACACAAGCGCTTCAGGAGTAGGTTCATACGGCAGAAGCTCATGGTACCGCTCAGACACGTAGCGGGCTATTAGGCGAGCATCCGCCCGGTCCGTCTTTGCACGCCGGAGCATAGAACGGGCATATGCGGCAACCGCAAGAGGGTTGAGGACATAGACCAAATGGCCCGCCTGATGCAAGGCATAGGCAACAGGCTTATGGTAGCTACCTGTAGCCTCCACGCCCACAACGGAGCCTGGAGG encodes the following:
- a CDS encoding transposase, whose protein sequence is MVFVGVDVSARWLDVARGSEVRRFANPGGIPDVVAWLPPGSVVGVEATGSYHKPVAYALHQAGHLVYVLNPLAVAAYARSMLRRAKTDRADARLIARYVSERYHELLPYEPTPEALVLLGLLVRLADAIRSDRVGVLNRLHAWQYVAPGLGELLGGVASELGGLRHAVEGRARLVVQSDPLLAGWYVALQSLPGIGSGLALRILAYSGDMRRFRSARAYAAFTGLTPRVYQSGERPEVGRISRVGPPALRAAFWWAAVQASRSDPERRAWVEGLLARGKPKKVAITALANRLARAAWAVCVGEGR